A segment of the Devriesea agamarum genome:
CGGATTTCTGGGAGTTCCCGACGGTGTCCATGGGCATCGGCCCGGTTAACGCCATCGAGCAGGCGTCATTTAACAAATACCTGCATAACCGGGGTTTGAAAGACACGTCCCAGCAGCATGTGTGGGCGTTCCTCGGCGACGGCGAAATGGATGAGGTCGAATCGCGCGGTGCGCTGCACATACCGGCGATGGAAGGTCTGGACAATCTGACCTTCGTCGTCAACTGCAACCTGCAGCGCCTGGACGGCCCGGTGCGCGGTAACGGCAAAATCATCCAGGAGCTGGAAGCCCAGTTCCGCGGTGCCGGCTGGAACGTCATCAAAGTGATTTGGGGGCGCGGATGGGATCCGCTGCTGGCAAGCGATTACGATGGCGCGCTGGTCAACCTCATGAACAACACCCCTGATGGCGACTACCAGACCTACCGTGCCGAATCCGGTGGCTTTATTCGCGATAATTTCTTCGGGCGCGATCCGCGCACCAAGGCCATGGTCGAAGGAATGAGCGATGACGACATCTGGTGGAAGCTGAACCGTGGTGGCCACGATCCGCACAAGGTGTATGCGGCATACAAAGCCGCGATGGAGCACACCGGCCAGCCGACGGTGATTTTGGCTCACACCATTAAGGGCTTCAAGCTCGGTAAGTCCTTTGCAGGCCGCAACGCGACGCATCAGATGAAGAAGTTCACGCTGGACGACATTAAGACGTTCCGTGACACCCTGCGCATTCCGATCAGCGACGCTGAACTTGAGAAGGATCTGTACGGGGCGCCGTACTACCGCCCGGATCCAAACTCGGACGCTATGCAGTATCTGCATCAGCGGCGCCGGGAGCTCGGTGGCCCGATCCCCCATCGCGCCCACAAGAAGGTCTTCCTTCCCCAGCCCGCTGAGAAGGAATACAAGGTTGTTCAGCGCGGTTCAGGCAAGCAGGAAATCGCCACCACGATGGCGTTCGTGCGTCTGCTCAAGGACCTCATGCGGACGAAGGAAATTGGCGCCCACTTCGTGCCAATCATTCCGGATGAAGCCCGTACCTTCGGCATGGACTCCATGTTCCCGACGGCGAAGATTTACAACCCGCACGGGCAGAACTACATCTCCGTGGACCGCGATCTGCTGCTGGCCTATAAAGAGTCCGCCTCTGGCCAGATCAAGCACATGGGCATTAACGAAATCAGCTCGACCTCGGCGTTTACCGCTGCAGGAACGTCGTACGCAACCCATGAGTTACCGATGATCCCGGTCTACATCTTCTACTCGATGTTCGGTTTCCAGCGCACCGGTGATTTCTTCTGGGCGGCGGGTGACCAAATGGCTAAGGGCTTTGTCATCGGGGCCACGGCCGGAAAGACCACCCTTGCGGGTGAAGGCCTACAGCATATGGACGGCCACAGCCCGATCCTGGCCTACACCAACCCCGGCACGGTCATCTACGACCCGGCATACGGATACGAAATCGGGCACATCGTGCGCGATGGCCTACAGCGTATGTACGGCGAGAACGAAACCCGTAACCAGGATGTCTTCTACTACCTCACGGTGTACAACGAGCCGATCGTGCACCCGGCTGAGCCCGAAAACCTCGATGTTGACGGCCTGCTGAAGGGTATGTACCTGCTGAAGGCTGACGAAGGCGAGGGCCCCAAGGCCCAGCTGATGGCCTCCGGTGTGGCCGTGCCGTGGGCTCTGCACGCTCAGCAATTGCTGCGCGAAGACTGGGGAGTCTCCGCCGATGTGTGGTCAGTCACCTCATGGACGGAAATGCGGAAAGAAGCTCTGGAAGCAGAAGAACACAACTTCCTGCACCCGAGCGAAGAAGCGCGAACTCCGTGGATTACGCAGCGTCTGCACGACGTGCAGGGTCCGTTCGTGGCGACCAGCGATTTCGATCATCTGCTGCCCGATATGATCCGCCAGTGGATTCCCGGACGCTACGGCGTTCTGGGTGCCGATGGCTGGGGCTTCTCGGACACGCGCCCGGCAGCTCGCCGCTTCCTGCACATTGACGCCCATTCGCTAGCCGTCCGCGCTTTGGCAGAGCTGGTTGCAGAAGGCAAGCTCGACCGGTCGGTTCTTCAGCAAGCCATCGACAAATACGATCTGTTGAACGTCAACGCAGGTCAGTCAGGCAGCGACGGAGGCGAGGCCTGACTCGCTGGTCACGACGATGACTTCTCCGTCGATCTCGGATCTGCCCCCGCTCGTGGGCCTCAGCATCGAGGCCCACGGCGCGGTGGCGCCGGTCCACCAAATCTATGACGCTATTGCGTCCGCAATTCGTTCGGGTGAACTGGCTCCTGGTACTCGGTTACCCACTGTGAGGACGCTTGCGACGGACCTGCAGGTTGCGGTCAACACCGTCGCTAAAGCGATTCGACGGCTTGAGGAATCCGGCCTGGTCATTACCAGGGGACGCGCAGGCACTGTGGTGGCTGCGCAAGATGCGCCCATGCGGGAACTATCCCAAGCCGCGGCGTACTTCGCCGAACTATCCAAGCGCTTAGGTATTGATCGTTCCCAAGCCGACGCCCTCTTGGATGCCGCCTTCGCCGACAGCAATACCGGACCCTAGGTGGGCTGCATACTCAAGGGCCGTTAATCTTTTCACTGTCGGTACAACCACTGTACGGCCGGACCGGCATCTCATCACAACTAGGAGAACCCCGTGCTCGTTATCGTTT
Coding sequences within it:
- the aceE gene encoding pyruvate dehydrogenase (acetyl-transferring), homodimeric type, yielding MTSRDSNGPIINGVYSPAPDPDPQETQEWIESFDGVVDERGGARARQIMLNLLRRARDRHVSVPSTNSTDYINTISVEDEPYYPGDDSLEREIRAAVRWNAAMLVHRAQRPGIGVGGHLSSYASVATMYEVGFNHFFRGKDHPGGGDQIFFQGHASPGIYSRAFMMDRLSEDVLNGFRQEKSHPHGIPSYPHPRAMPDFWEFPTVSMGIGPVNAIEQASFNKYLHNRGLKDTSQQHVWAFLGDGEMDEVESRGALHIPAMEGLDNLTFVVNCNLQRLDGPVRGNGKIIQELEAQFRGAGWNVIKVIWGRGWDPLLASDYDGALVNLMNNTPDGDYQTYRAESGGFIRDNFFGRDPRTKAMVEGMSDDDIWWKLNRGGHDPHKVYAAYKAAMEHTGQPTVILAHTIKGFKLGKSFAGRNATHQMKKFTLDDIKTFRDTLRIPISDAELEKDLYGAPYYRPDPNSDAMQYLHQRRRELGGPIPHRAHKKVFLPQPAEKEYKVVQRGSGKQEIATTMAFVRLLKDLMRTKEIGAHFVPIIPDEARTFGMDSMFPTAKIYNPHGQNYISVDRDLLLAYKESASGQIKHMGINEISSTSAFTAAGTSYATHELPMIPVYIFYSMFGFQRTGDFFWAAGDQMAKGFVIGATAGKTTLAGEGLQHMDGHSPILAYTNPGTVIYDPAYGYEIGHIVRDGLQRMYGENETRNQDVFYYLTVYNEPIVHPAEPENLDVDGLLKGMYLLKADEGEGPKAQLMASGVAVPWALHAQQLLREDWGVSADVWSVTSWTEMRKEALEAEEHNFLHPSEEARTPWITQRLHDVQGPFVATSDFDHLLPDMIRQWIPGRYGVLGADGWGFSDTRPAARRFLHIDAHSLAVRALAELVAEGKLDRSVLQQAIDKYDLLNVNAGQSGSDGGEA
- a CDS encoding GntR family transcriptional regulator; the protein is MTSPSISDLPPLVGLSIEAHGAVAPVHQIYDAIASAIRSGELAPGTRLPTVRTLATDLQVAVNTVAKAIRRLEESGLVITRGRAGTVVAAQDAPMRELSQAAAYFAELSKRLGIDRSQADALLDAAFADSNTGP